A section of the Ovis canadensis isolate MfBH-ARS-UI-01 breed Bighorn chromosome 1, ARS-UI_OviCan_v2, whole genome shotgun sequence genome encodes:
- the PAQR6 gene encoding membrane progestin receptor delta isoform X2, with protein sequence MLSLKLPQLLRVHQVPRVFWEDGIMSGYRRPTSSALDCVLSSFQMTNETVNIWTHFLPTWYFLWRLLALAGGLGFRSEPYHWPLLVFLLPACLYPFASCCAHTFSSMSPRVRHICYFLDYGALSLYSLGCAFPYAAYSMPASWLHSHLHQLFVPAAALNSFLCTGLSCYSRFPELESPGLSKILRSAAFVYPFLFDNLPLFYRLGLCWGRGHSCGQEALSTSHGYHLFCALLTGFLFASHLPERLAPGRFDYIGDLPNPRIKPTPPALQAKPLPLSRWGSLQPD encoded by the exons ATGCTCAGTCTCAAGCTGCCCCAACTCCTTCGAGTCCACCAGGTCCCCAGG GTGTTCTGGGAAGATGGTATCATGTCTGGCTACCGCCGCCCCACCAGCTCGGCCTTGGACTGTGTCCTCAGCTCTTTCCAGATGACCAACGAGACCGTCAACATCTGGACTCACTTCCTGCCCACCTG GTACTTCCTGTGGCGCCTCCTGGCGCTGGCGGGAGGCCTGGGCTTCCGGTCGGAGCCCTACCACTGGCCGCTGCTCGTCTTCCTGCTGCCCGCCTGCCTCTACCCGTTTGCATCGTGCTGCGCGCACACCTTCAGCTCCATGTCGCCCCGCGTGCGTCACATCTGCTACTTCCTGGATTACGGTGCGCTCAGCCTCTACAGCCTGG gctgCGCCTTCCCCTATGCCGCCTACTCCATGCCGGCCTCCTGGCTGCACAGCCACCTGCACCAGCTCTTTGTGCCCGCCGCCGCACTCAATTCTTTCCTGTGTACCGGCCTCTCCTGCTACTCCCG GTTCCCAGAGCTAGAAAGCCCTGGGCTCAGTAAGATCCTCCGCTCGGCCGCCTTCGTCTATCCCTTTCTGTTCGACAACCTCCCACTTTTCTATCGG CTGGGACTGTGCTGGGGCAGGGGCCACAGCTGTGGGCAGGAGGCGCTGAGCACCAGCCACGGCTACCACCTCTTCTGTGCGCTGCTCACTGGCTTCCTCTTCGCCTCTCATTTGCCTGAGCGGCTGGCACCAGGACGCTTTGATTACATCG gggatctgcccaacccaaggatcaaacccacacctcctgctctgcaggcaaagcctttaccactgagccgctggggaagccttCAGCCGGACTAG
- the BGLAP gene encoding osteocalcin encodes MRAPVLALLGLATLCLAGQADAKPGDAESGKGTAFVSKQEGSEVVKRLRRYLDPGLGAPAPYPDPLEPRREVCELNPDCDELADHIGFQEAYRRFYGPV; translated from the exons ATGAGAGCCCCCGTGCTCGCCCTGCTGGGCCTGGCCACCCTCTGCCTTGCTGGCCAGGCAG ATGCAAAGCCTGGTGATGCAGAGTCGGGCAAAGGCACAG cctTCGTGTCCAAGCAGGAGGGCAGCGAGGTGGTGAAGAGACTCAGGCGCTACCTGGACCCTGGGCTGGG AGCCCCAGCCCCCTACCCAGATCCGCTGGAGCCCAGGAGGGAGGTGTGTGAGCTCAACCCTGACTGTGATGAGCTAGCTGACCACATCGGCTTCCAGGAGGCCTATCGGCGCTTCTACGGCCCGGTCTAG
- the PAQR6 gene encoding membrane progestin receptor delta isoform X1, translating into MLSLKLPQLLRVHQVPRVFWEDGIMSGYRRPTSSALDCVLSSFQMTNETVNIWTHFLPTWYFLWRLLALAGGLGFRSEPYHWPLLVFLLPACLYPFASCCAHTFSSMSPRVRHICYFLDYGALSLYSLGCAFPYAAYSMPASWLHSHLHQLFVPAAALNSFLCTGLSCYSRFPELESPGLSKILRSAAFVYPFLFDNLPLFYRLGLCWGRGHSCGQEALSTSHGYHLFCALLTGFLFASHLPERLAPGRFDYIGHSHQLFHICAVLGTHFQLEAVLTDMGSRRAWLATQEPPLGLAGMVATLGLAVAGNLLIIAAFTASLFRAPSTCPLLQGSSLEWGTKAKLQ; encoded by the exons ATGCTCAGTCTCAAGCTGCCCCAACTCCTTCGAGTCCACCAGGTCCCCAGG GTGTTCTGGGAAGATGGTATCATGTCTGGCTACCGCCGCCCCACCAGCTCGGCCTTGGACTGTGTCCTCAGCTCTTTCCAGATGACCAACGAGACCGTCAACATCTGGACTCACTTCCTGCCCACCTG GTACTTCCTGTGGCGCCTCCTGGCGCTGGCGGGAGGCCTGGGCTTCCGGTCGGAGCCCTACCACTGGCCGCTGCTCGTCTTCCTGCTGCCCGCCTGCCTCTACCCGTTTGCATCGTGCTGCGCGCACACCTTCAGCTCCATGTCGCCCCGCGTGCGTCACATCTGCTACTTCCTGGATTACGGTGCGCTCAGCCTCTACAGCCTGG gctgCGCCTTCCCCTATGCCGCCTACTCCATGCCGGCCTCCTGGCTGCACAGCCACCTGCACCAGCTCTTTGTGCCCGCCGCCGCACTCAATTCTTTCCTGTGTACCGGCCTCTCCTGCTACTCCCG GTTCCCAGAGCTAGAAAGCCCTGGGCTCAGTAAGATCCTCCGCTCGGCCGCCTTCGTCTATCCCTTTCTGTTCGACAACCTCCCACTTTTCTATCGG CTGGGACTGTGCTGGGGCAGGGGCCACAGCTGTGGGCAGGAGGCGCTGAGCACCAGCCACGGCTACCACCTCTTCTGTGCGCTGCTCACTGGCTTCCTCTTCGCCTCTCATTTGCCTGAGCGGCTGGCACCAGGACGCTTTGATTACATCG GCCACAGCCACCAGCTATTCCACATCTGTGCAGTGCTGGGCACGCACTTCCAGCTAGAGGCGGTGCTGACTGATATGGGATCTCGCCGAGCCTGGCTGGCCACGCAGGAACCGCCCCTGGGCCTGGCAGGCATGGTGGCCACTCTGGGCTTGGCAGTGGCCGGGAACTTGCTCATCATTGCCGCTTTCACAGCTTCCCTATTTCGGGCCCCCAGTACATGCCCCCTGCTGCAAGGTAGCTCACTGGAGTGGGGTACAAAGGCCAAACTGCAATGA